The Gemmatimonadales bacterium genome segment GGAGGGCGATCACGCTCTCCGTCGGCACGGCCCGGGTCATCGCCTCGATCGCCGGAAAGGCGGACACGGGGATCCTGCGGGTCACCAACCTGCCGGCCGTGCTCAACATCGTGCCCGACAACCGGACCCTGAACGCCATCGGCGTGGTGGACACGCCTGCCGTCACTATCCAGAACGCGCGTGGCGTCCCGCTCGCCCGCGGCTCGGTCACCTGGACGGCCGACGACGCCACCATCGTGCGGGTCAGCGGCCAGGGGTTTCTCACCGCTCGCGACACCGGCCAGACCTACGTCCACGCGAGCGGAGGGTTGCTCTCGGACTCGGTGCTCGTCACCGTGACCAACAACCCCGCGTCGATCGTGATCGCCGGCCGTGCCGTCGACACGCTCACCGCCCTTGGCCAGGCGCTGACGTTCACGACGACGGTGAGGAACGCCCGCAACGACCTCATCGCGAACTACCCGGTCCAGTGGCGCTCGGTGAACCAAACGGTGGTGGACACGGTCCAGTCGGATAACGTCGCGACCGCGATCGGCTTCGGAACGACGTTCCTGATCGCCCAGGGCGCGGGCGTCGCCGACACCATGGTTTTCGTGGTCCGCAACCCGACGCGGCTCTTCGTGGACAACTCGGTCGTCGCCAGCCCGCGAGTGGGCACGCTGGCGCGTCCGTACTCCAAGATCCAGGACGCGGTGGACGCCGCGGACGCGAACGACACGGTGGTCGTGCGGCGGGGCGCGAGCGCGTACTCTGAGACGGTCGCCCTCAGCCGGCGCATCTCGCTCCTCGGCGACTCGACGGACTTCGCTTCGGTGGCGGGCGGGCGCAATCCCGGGCTGCTGCCGGTGATCGGGCACGACAGCGGCGCCGCTGGCATCACGGCCTACACCACCGCGCCCGAGACCATCCGCTACTTCTCGCTCGTGCACACGCTCGACGGGGCCGCGATCGACGCGGACAGGTCGGACGTGACTCTGGAGTACGTGTACGTCAACCCGTCGGGATCGGTCAGCTCGCGCATCGGCCGGGGGATCTCGATCATGAACTCTCCCTCCGGCACGAGTGTGCGCAACGTGGTGGTGGATTCCGTGCGAGCCTACGGCATCCGCCTGGAGAACGTGTCGAACGCCACGATCCGGGCCGTGCAGGTGCGCGGCGTGGATTCGCTCGGCGCCGAGGCGGGCGCGGGCGTGGCCGTGCTGGGCGGCAGCGGCACAAGGCTCGCGAACACGTTGGTGCGGCTCGCGCAGGTGGGCGTCCTCGTCACGTCGGGGGCGACCGCGATGCGGATGGAGTCCACGGTCGTGTACCGCAACGCCTGGGGCGCTCGACTCGATGGTGGCAGCTTCTCGAACATTCAGGCACTCGATGTGTTCGACAATGACTCGGTGGGCGTGCTCAACCCGGTGGCGGGTCAGGTGATCGTGAACCTGGGGTGGTGGGGCGACAGCCTCGGTCCGCGCCGTGGGTCGGAGCCGGCGGCCGCCGGCGACACGGCGATCGGCGACGTATCCTTCACGCCTCTGCGCAGCACGCCGCTGGTTCCCGGGACGACCTTCGCCACGCTCAGGCGTCTGCGGGGGAACGGCCAGAACACGGCCACGAACAGCACGCTGCCCATTCCGTTCACGGTCCGGGCGATCTCCGCTGACGGATTCCCGGTGGCCGGCGTGAGCGTCACCTTCACCGTGACGGCCGGCGGCGGGCACTTCGTGGGTCAGTCGAGCGTGACGGTCGCGACCAACAGCTCGGGTCTGGCGCGCGCGACCTTCACCGCCGGCCCGGCGGCCGGCGTGCACACGGTCAGCACCTCGACGGCGTCGTCCGGCGGGCCGTCTTTCTTCGCCAACGTGTTCTGATGCCCACGAACTATCTCAAGTGCGGGACCGCGCTTTCATCGGGCGCCGCCTTTTGCGCCAACTGCGGCTGGCAGGTAACCGACCCCGGCATGGCGACGGTGGCGGTCGCCAGCAACGCGAGCGGCCTCGCGGAAGCGACGCTGACGCTGGGGGGGAGCGCCGGCTCGAACAGCGCCACGGCGATGGGAACGTCCGCCTCGCTCGGCACCGGGACCTTCACCGCGAACGGCACTTGATGCAGTGCATACACTGCGGGACCGAGGTGACCGCGGGTCAGCAATTCTGTGGCGCGTGCGGCGCGGCGGTGACCGATCCGGGTGCCGCGACGGTGACCATCGCGACCGCGGAGAAGCCCGGGGACCCGCTCCTCGCTCAGCTCAAGAAGGACCTGGCGGGCGAGTACGACGTGGACAGCGAGCTGGGCCGGGGCGGGATGGCGGTGGTCTACAAGGCGACCGAGATCGAGCTCTCCCGGGTCGTCGCGCTCAAGGTGCTGCCGCCGGGCATGGGCGGTGGGACGATGGCGGAGCGGTTCAAGCGCGAGGCGCGGATGGCGGCCGCGCTGGACCATCAGAACATCATCCCGGTCTACCGCGTGGGCCAGGCGGCCGGCACCTACTTCTTCGCGATGAAGTTCGTGGAGGGCCGGGCGGTAGACGCCATCATCGAATCGCAGGGGGCGCTGCCGGTCCCGGTCGTCATCGCCATCCTACGCGGCACGGCTAGCGCGCTGGCCTTCGGGCACGAGCGGGGCATCGTCCACCGCGACATCAAGGGCGCCAACATCCTCATCGACCGCGACGGCCGCGTGTTGGTGTCCGACTTCGGCATCGCGCGGGCCACGGAAGAGAAGACCCTGACCGCCAGTGGCTCGGTGATGGGAACGCCGCATTTCATGAGCCCGGAGCAGTGTTCCGGGGCCAAGGTCGGCCCGCAGAGCGACCAGTACTCGCTCGGCGTCCTGGCTTTCCAGATGATGACGGGGTCCGTGCCGTTCGATGCGGACTCCCTGATGCCGATCCTCCAGCACCACTTCTTCACGCCGCCGCCGGACATCGCATCAGTGCGGCCGGGCGTGCCACAGCCGCTGCTCGACGTCGTCTACCGCGCGCTCGCGAAGGAGGCAGCGGGGCGCTACGCCACCACCCGCGACATGCTCGCCGCGCTCGAGGCGATCCCCGTGACCGACGCGGAGCGGCGCGAGGCCGACGAGCAGTTGAAGACGCTCGCGATCGGCGCGCCGATCCCCAAGGTGAGGACCGGATCGCTTCCACCCCTCGGCGACACTCGGCTTGCCGGCTTCACCGCTGCCGGGACTTCGGCGCCGACGGTGACGGCGTCGAAATCGGTGCCGCCCCGGCCGGCGCCGAAGCCTCGCTCTAAAACGCCCGTGGTCATAGGTGTCGTGGTCGTGGTGG includes the following:
- a CDS encoding right-handed parallel beta-helix repeat-containing protein, translated to MTTCKISDVLTTPGVGNVALSYGGATVLVLGATAPASASATVDGGPLPRAQFEFSSSDSSIVAVRGDTLVARARGSATLTVRLSSSVLPDEPPSISQQIDVVVDTVTLDSASVLFTSVGDTVTLTATSLDAGGNSVSGAGPAWATSDTGVVAVTSTGKLSARRNGTATVKARVDRDSALVTVTVQQVLDHYTFEPASLRVDALAATALSVATGRDARNNSMTGVPPTWTIGDASIALLSATTGIVTTLINGETYLYATRGSVTDSVLLVVDQKATLVFITPDPVPALTSISDQVQLTGRAFDRRGIELQGAAPAWFTLDPVRLRVSSEGLVTALAAGLGRVIATLDGAVDTVNVNVSNDPAVVEVTPDTASATSLGDTIQFSATVRNGRDDPIATAVVAWRMADPGVAAVLADGRAITLSVGTARVIASIAGKADTGILRVTNLPAVLNIVPDNRTLNAIGVVDTPAVTIQNARGVPLARGSVTWTADDATIVRVSGQGFLTARDTGQTYVHASGGLLSDSVLVTVTNNPASIVIAGRAVDTLTALGQALTFTTTVRNARNDLIANYPVQWRSVNQTVVDTVQSDNVATAIGFGTTFLIAQGAGVADTMVFVVRNPTRLFVDNSVVASPRVGTLARPYSKIQDAVDAADANDTVVVRRGASAYSETVALSRRISLLGDSTDFASVAGGRNPGLLPVIGHDSGAAGITAYTTAPETIRYFSLVHTLDGAAIDADRSDVTLEYVYVNPSGSVSSRIGRGISIMNSPSGTSVRNVVVDSVRAYGIRLENVSNATIRAVQVRGVDSLGAEAGAGVAVLGGSGTRLANTLVRLAQVGVLVTSGATAMRMESTVVYRNAWGARLDGGSFSNIQALDVFDNDSVGVLNPVAGQVIVNLGWWGDSLGPRRGSEPAAAGDTAIGDVSFTPLRSTPLVPGTTFATLRRLRGNGQNTATNSTLPIPFTVRAISADGFPVAGVSVTFTVTAGGGHFVGQSSVTVATNSSGLARATFTAGPAAGVHTVSTSTASSGGPSFFANVF
- a CDS encoding serine/threonine-protein kinase, whose product is MTIATAEKPGDPLLAQLKKDLAGEYDVDSELGRGGMAVVYKATEIELSRVVALKVLPPGMGGGTMAERFKREARMAAALDHQNIIPVYRVGQAAGTYFFAMKFVEGRAVDAIIESQGALPVPVVIAILRGTASALAFGHERGIVHRDIKGANILIDRDGRVLVSDFGIARATEEKTLTASGSVMGTPHFMSPEQCSGAKVGPQSDQYSLGVLAFQMMTGSVPFDADSLMPILQHHFFTPPPDIASVRPGVPQPLLDVVYRALAKEAAGRYATTRDMLAALEAIPVTDAERREADEQLKTLAIGAPIPKVRTGSLPPLGDTRLAGFTAAGTSAPTVTASKSVPPRPAPKPRSKTPVVIGVVVVVAVLGGGGAWVTMQRRQAALTARAVADSTHRADSSRQDSLRVAALAAATARESTAAAVDTASRGGREPPAQPRRPAPRPTAPVATRQVSPPAPTPTATNATGLIRLRTVPPDAQIFVDGRFMSDGQLFDVSLAAGSRQIRIVSPGCQTMEFAVTIEAGGTSRLGTRTLTCQ